The following are encoded together in the Lactuca sativa cultivar Salinas chromosome 1, Lsat_Salinas_v11, whole genome shotgun sequence genome:
- the LOC111917747 gene encoding cytochrome P450 71AV8: protein MELQISFSLLFFVASIFFLFFKSHRSSNSLNTTTKLPPQPWKLPLIGHMHHLTGALPHRALANLAEKLGPVFRLQLGEVSAVVISSSHLAKEVMKTHDLSFADRPKLLSAEIVAYNYKDIAFAPYGEYWRQIRKICTLELLSVKKVQSFRSIREQESWNLIESMAMAMQTSKIINLSEKTFTLLNSIIYRVAVGSRCNDQETLTALLEEVIVLSGGFDVADVFPSVKVLHVVSGVRSKLVKLHMKIDQILDNIVAEHQERRKGGHIIDNEDLVDVLLRLKDDGGLQFPLTSDNVKAVILDMFAGGTHTSAVTIQWAMSELMKNPQVMKKVQTELRHVLKGKNKICESDIQELNYLKLVIKETLRLHPPLPLLLPRESRVECEIGGYHIPANTKVMINVWKIGCDPDYWIDPKSFIPERFSDIPINMSGTDFEFLPFGAGRRMCPGMNLGLINVELPLAMLLHHFNWELPDGTTSEDLDMSETFGASLKRKHELLLVPSVCNTN from the exons ATGGAACTCCAGATCTCCTTTTCTCTCCTTTTCTTTGTTGCTTCCATATTCTTCTTATTCTTTAAATCGCATAGAAGCTCCAACTCCCTTAATACAACGACAAAGCTTCCACCGCAGCCATGGAAGCTCCCTCTAATCGGACACATGCATCATCTCACTGGCGCACTCCCACACCGAGCTTTAGCAAACTTAGCCGAAAAACTAGGACCAGTCTTTCGTCTTCAACTCGGTGAAGTCTCCGCTGTTGTAATCTCGTCATCCCATTTGGCCAAAGAAGTCATGAAAACTCATGATCTCTCTTTCGCAGACAGACCCAAACTTCTAAGTGCCGAAATCGTTGCATACAACTACAAAGATATTGCATTCGCTCCCTATGGAGAATACTGGAGGCAGATTCGGAAGATATGCACCTTGGAGCTTTTGAGTGTAAAAAAGGTCCAGTCTTTTCGATCTATTCGTGAACAAGAGTCGTGGAACCTCATTGAATCCATGGCTATGGCTATGCAGACATCAAAAATAATCAATCTTTCTGAGAAGACTTTCACGCTGTTAAATAGCATCATATATAGGGTTGCGGTTGGGAGCAGATGCAATGATCAGGAAACCCTTACAGCGTTGCTTGAAGAGGTTATAGTTTTATCCGGTGGTTTTGATGTGGCTGATGTATTTCCTTCTGTGAAAGTATTGCATGTAGTTTCCGGGGTGAGGAGCAAGTTAGTGAAGTTACACATGAAGATCGATCAGATTCTTGACAACATCGTAGCCGAGCACCAAGAACGTCGTAAAGGTGGACACATCATTGACAATGAAGATCTGGTTGATGTTCTATTGAGGCTTAAAGATGACGGGGGTCTTCAGTTTCCGTTAACTTCTGACAACGTCAAAGCTGTAATCTTG GACATGTTCGCCGGAGGCACACATACTTCTGCAGTAACGATTCAATGGGCAATGTCAGAATTAATGAAAAATCCACAGGTGATGAAAAAAGTGCAAACAGAACTGAGACATGTACTCAAGGGAAAGAACAAGATTTGTGAGTCTGATATTCAAGAACTTAACTACTTAAAACTAGTAATTAAGGAAACATTAAGGTTGCACCCACCTCTTCCATTGTTACTCCCTAGAGAGTCCCGAGTAGAGTGTGAGATTGGTGGATACCACATTCCAGCCAATACGAAAGTTATGATCAATGTGTGGAAAATAGGATGTGATCCAGACTACTGGATTGATCCAAAAAGTTTCATACCTGAAAGATTTAGCGATATTCCGATCAACATGTCAGGAACAGATTTCGAGTTTCTCCCATTTGGGGCTGGAAGAAGAATGTGTCCTGGGATGAATTTGGGGTTGATCAACGTGGAGCTACCTCTTGCTATGCTACTCCACCACTTCAATTGGGAACTCCCGGATGGAACAACATCTGAAGACCTTGATATGAGTGAGACTTTTGGAGCATCTCTAAAGCGAAAACATGAGTTGCTTTTAGTTCCAAGTGTTTGTAATACAAACTAA